A window from Dehalococcoidales bacterium encodes these proteins:
- a CDS encoding ABC transporter ATP-binding protein gives MVFIARGTGFWVGSVKMATTTDERILDVKELRTYFYTQEGEVKAVDGLSYHINKGESVGLVGESACGKSVSALSILRLIPYPPGIIVGGEIFFQGQDLLKASEADMRHIRGNRIAMIFQEPTTSLNPVLTVKRQISEALELHRGMDKEASLGETIRLLKLVGIPDAEQRAQDYPFQFSGGMQQRIMIAMALSCDPALLIADEPTTSVDVTVQAQLLEILAELRDRLGTAVLIITHNLGVVARYVDRVQVMYAGRLVETAPTDELYSNPKHPYTIGLLASVPRLDSERKKSLRIITGLPPNLARLPGGCAFHPRCEYAMDRCRVEAPTLEKIGEDHLRACFYDADKLHKY, from the coding sequence GTGGTATTTATTGCCAGGGGGACTGGTTTCTGGGTTGGTAGTGTCAAGATGGCAACAACAACTGATGAGAGGATTCTCGACGTTAAGGAACTGAGGACCTATTTCTACACCCAGGAAGGAGAGGTTAAAGCCGTTGACGGCCTGTCCTACCATATCAATAAGGGAGAAAGTGTTGGTCTGGTGGGCGAGAGTGCCTGTGGTAAGAGCGTAAGCGCCCTTTCCATCCTGCGGCTTATTCCATACCCACCCGGTATCATAGTCGGTGGGGAAATCTTCTTCCAGGGACAGGACCTGCTGAAAGCGTCCGAGGCAGATATGCGCCACATCAGGGGCAACCGCATTGCCATGATATTCCAGGAGCCGACGACTTCTCTGAACCCCGTTCTCACCGTGAAGCGGCAGATATCCGAAGCCCTGGAACTCCACCGGGGTATGGACAAGGAAGCATCGCTTGGGGAAACCATCAGGCTGCTGAAGCTGGTGGGAATACCGGATGCGGAACAGCGTGCTCAGGACTATCCATTCCAGTTCTCCGGAGGGATGCAGCAGCGCATCATGATTGCTATGGCGCTTAGCTGCGACCCCGCACTGCTGATTGCCGACGAGCCTACCACCTCAGTCGACGTTACCGTGCAGGCACAGTTGCTGGAGATACTCGCCGAACTAAGAGACCGGCTGGGCACGGCCGTTTTAATTATCACGCACAACCTGGGAGTCGTCGCCCGCTATGTCGACCGGGTGCAGGTGATGTACGCCGGTAGACTGGTGGAGACCGCGCCCACTGACGAACTCTATTCTAATCCCAAGCATCCCTACACCATTGGTCTGCTGGCATCCGTCCCCAGGCTGGACAGCGAACGGAAGAAGAGTCTCAGAATCATAACCGGTCTCCCACCCAATCTCGCCCGGCTGCCCGGAGGCTGCGCCTTCCATCCGCGCTGCGAGTATGCCATGGACCGGTGCCGGGTAGAAGCACCCACACTTGAAAAGATTGGCGAAGACCACCTGCGGGCCTGCTTCTATGACGCTGACAAGCTGCATAAGTACTAA